A region from the Benincasa hispida cultivar B227 chromosome 8, ASM972705v1, whole genome shotgun sequence genome encodes:
- the LOC120082483 gene encoding phenolic glucoside malonyltransferase 1-like codes for MDNSPSLKIIDICKVSPAPAVAEESRALAAPSSLPLTLFDLLWLRFHPIQRLFFYELPSNESSFRDVIVSKLKNSLALALRYYLPLAGNLVWLPESDVPTIQFVDGDGVTVTVAESDANFYHLSGNGFREVLEFHHLVPQLPVSHDRAAIIAIQVTTFQNKGFSIGITNHHAVIDGRTSTSFIKSWAQICMEQSSFPIIKLMPSYDRSVINDPKDLAKLYAKAWQDIEGPNNRSLNLKLPKTGHGLIRTTLEFTHQNIQKLKQWILNNNKKKDNDQQSDSSSHISSFAIATAYLCVCTAKLEGLKEGKLWFGFAADARTRLKPQVPLNYFGNCLVGGFVCLERNELLGENGIILACNEISKAIQNLEEGALKGAENWGSLMSQMTNDYSKAQAISLAGSPRFGVYNADFGWGKPKKVEIVSAESPFVFSLTDSRNGDVGMEIGVVKERDEMEAFVALFNEGFESL; via the exons ATGGATAATTCTCCATCTTTGAAAATAATCGATATCTGTAAAGTGTCTCCTGCTCCGGCAGTGGCGGAGGAGTCACGTGCCTTGGCCGCGCCGtcgtctcttcctctaactctCTTCGATTTGTTGTGGCTAAGGTTTCATCCAATTCAACGTCTTTTCTTCTACGAATTACCATCCAATGAAAGCTCATTTCGCGACGTCATTGTTTCGAAGCTGAAAAACTCCCTCGCTCTCGCTCTTCGCTACTATCTTCCGCTGGCTGGCAATCTCGTTTGGCTGCCGGAATCTGATGTACCCACCATCCAATTTGTCGATGGCGATGGGGTTACAGTGACGGTGGCGGAGTCCGACGCCAACTTTTATCATCTTTCCGGCAATGGGTTTCGTGAAGTTTTGGAATTTCATCATCTTGTTCCTCAATTGCCTGTCTCTCATGATCGTGCTGCAATTATTGCTATTCAG GTCACCACATTTCAAAACAAAGGTTTTTCCATTGGAATAACCAATCACCATGCAGTTATAGATGGAAGAACCTCAACTTCATTTATCAAATCATGGGCTCAAATTTGCATGGAACAATCCTCATTTCCAATCATCAAGCTAATGCCATCCTATGACAGGTCAGTTATAAATGATCCAAAAGATCTTGCAAAACTCTATGCAAAAGCATGGCAAGACATAGAAGGACCAAACAACAGGAGCTTAAACCTTAAATTACCCAAAACAGGACATGGTTTAATCAGAACCACGCTTGAATTCACACATCAAAACattcaaaaactaaagcaatggATTTTGAACAACAATAAGAAGAAAGATAATGATCAGCAAAGTGATTCTTCTTCTCATATATCTTCATTTGCAATAGCAACTGCTTATCTTTGTGTTTGTACAGCCAAACTAGAAGGtttaaaagaaggaaaattatGGTTTGGATTTGCTGCTGATGCTAGAACTCGTTTAAAGCCACAAGTGCCATTGAATTACTTTGGGAATTGTTTGGTTGGTGGGTTTGTTTGTCTTGAAAGGAATGAACTTTTGGGTGAAAATGGAATAATTTTGGCttgtaatgaaatttcaaaagctatacaaaatttggaagaagGAGCTTTAAAAGGGGCAGAGAATTGGGGGTCACTTATGAGTCAAATGACAAATGATTATTCAAAAGCACAAGCAATTTCTCTTGCTGGATCACCAAGATTTGGAGTTTATAATGCTGATTTTGGGTGGGGAAAGCCAAAGAAAGTGGAAATTGTGTCAGCTGAATCaccatttgttttttctttgacTGATAGTAGAAATGGTGATGTGGGAATGGAGATTGGTGTGGTTAAGGAGAGGGATGAAATGGAAGCTTTTGTTGCTTTGTTTAATGAAGGGTTTGAATCTCTTTGA